One Sebastes umbrosus isolate fSebUmb1 chromosome 6, fSebUmb1.pri, whole genome shotgun sequence DNA window includes the following coding sequences:
- the znf335 gene encoding zinc finger protein 335 isoform X3, with translation MDSEENEVESSSDAGPSGMEEPSESGMGMESSEAMSADSSDAAASHAQAPESDCHVGQSSEGVVVFVPETSSSTDVRISSVHLPDSSSVAQSTSVSSVSTVTQSVMVSESAQMLVHSSATSEGSMMVSDSTASTSSDLGSAIDKIIRSTIGPDIMNGCIAVTSAEDGGAETTQYLILQGPDDAIEALAEGPTSTCLDQGDLHGNLERDDQPGHSGYPEDSSSQPDQPQHSHPSQYMDCSADGPDQTGESSSSYVECSGEEPDQTRSQSGFPDYSGDNSDQDLPGYVECSGADSNLTSRGHYVVECSAGYLECAVDDEEQPHHSRSYIDSSADHRTQTLRQYVAEYVAAAASEQPGCSRYQAREDDEDDERNQDPDQPQHSQQQPQHSHYMESSNGPEASLYADDSSSPDHPVADTAGSGGLPEALEGSESQPGPFISSSGTYTANPEPELAQQCSPSQEEPQGSQGPQDEAGLVGEMETSTVAESSGHRAPNLAELEEMMEVVIVQQYKCKMCPYKSASKDTLINHMRDKHFKPAGDMSKKRKRGRPPKSETFARRQAEREEAEERKAAKAKAAQPQQAEEEDDDTVDAGAIDDPEEDSDYNPADEDCKGRPPAIMKKPTPPISSSSHGRPRRKVGRPRKYSLFDEGYNSKEAESVAKKPRVSVDASAPEEASSSGLNNGTAVVTDGDTAEAAISQSDSENKDPSSNTQPEEFFQRKRGRPSKRFLRKKYKKYINRNRYYKSLKPLLRPHNCWICGSRFLTQEDLRFHVDSHEGSDPELFKCLQCNYRCKRWSSLKEHMFNHEGTKPFKCDECDYTSVYKKDVLRHSAVHNKEKKRKTELVPKVSEFLCPVCHRVYPMQKRLTQHMKTHSSEKPHMCDKCGKSFKKRYTFKMHLLTHIQSLGDSKFKCEFCDFNCDNKKLLLNHQLSHTNDRPFKCDYCKYSTSKEEFLVSHLAIKHTGEKPFSCDMCHFTTKHRKNLRLHVQCRHPETFDEWSVTHPEEPVRRRRRPFFTLQQIEELKQQQQQQHDDETQDLQNTIVAVDSATLQAMQGMENASVSQDALGNTTIIYEQAESSDQSAQNALDLLLNMSNARELVGNALQVAVLKSEGKALEKGTWSAVTTTPGQAQKVVTFHVSESGETVLQEAYEAATSETGELTQIAIEAYEGGGDFSVVEQAAEEIHSPGYSNDEGSPSQDVEVSGSESMKSDKYYLTSALPDGVLQQVELSSEAPASPSAQGSPGLSTKRFSCRICMESFHGRSDMENHKRAHLDPNTFKCPDCDFTSTSWLEVKTHMELHSYLRPHKCPNCSFASKNKKDLRRHMMTHTNEKPFSCKLCGQRFNRNGHLKFHMERLHNQDHPARKNRTGTSQQTIIVNSDEEALATLQSLQAHQTVITPERLQALGQEHIIVAQEQALSDQEEGTYIQQITTIDGQTVQHLMTGDNQVQYIISQDGVPHLIPQEYVVVADGNHIQMPDGQIIQYEHDGTFLQEQQIAVSHDGQIQYLPVSSEQQVVNPEDLEAAAHSAVTAVADAAMTQTQTVYTEATPEQLEQLQQQGIHYDVITFTEE, from the exons ATGGATTCGGAGGAGAATGAGGTGGAGAGCAGCAGTGATGCAGGTCCCTCGGGGATGGAGGAACCATCTGAAAGCGGCATGGGCATGGAGTCATCAGAGGCCATGTCGGCAGACAGCAGTGATGCTGCTGCCTCTCATGCACAGGCCCCAGAGTCTGACTGCCATGTGGGACAGAGCTCAGAGGGAGTTGTG GTGTTCGTCCCAGAAACCAGCTCCAGTACGGACGTCAGAATTTCATCAGTCCACCTCCCAGACTCCTCCTCAGTGGCCCAGTCCACCAGCGTGTCCAGCGTCTCCACAGTGACTCAGTCGGTGATGGTATCTGAGTCAGCCCAAATGCTGGTCCACTCCAGTGCCACGTCTGAAGGATCCATGATGGTTTCTGACTCGACTGCTTCTACCTCGTCAGACTTGGGGTCTGCCATTGACAAGATCATACGGTCCACCATCGGCCCTGACATCATGAATG GTTGCATAGCTGTGACCAGTGCAGAAGATGGAGGTGCAGAAACAACCCAGTATCTCATATTACAAGGACCAGATGACG CCATAGAAGCTCTTGCAGAAGGCCCCACGTCCACCTGTCTGGACCAGGGAGACCTGCATGGCAACCTTGAACGGGATGATCAGCCTGGTCACTCGGGTTACCCAGAGGACAGCAGCAGTCAGCCTGACCAGCCCCAGCACTCCCACCCCTCCCAGTATATGGATTGCAGTGCAGATGGTCCGGACCAGACAGGGGAGTCTTCATCTTCCTATGTGGAGTGTTCAGGCGAGGAACCCGACCAGACGCGCTCCCAGTCGGGTTTCCCTGACTACAGCGGTGATAACAGTGACCAGGACCTTCCTGGATATGTGGAATGCAGTGGGGCTGACTCAAACCTTACCAGCCGAGGTCACTATGTGGTGGAGTGCAGcgctgggtatctggagtgtgcAGTGGATGATGAAGAGCAACCGCATCATTCCCGCAGTTACATCGACAGTAGTGCAGACCATCGGACCCAGACACTTCGACAGTATGTGGCCGAGTATGTTGCAGCTGCAGCCTCTGAGCAACCAGGTTGTTCTCGGTATCAAGCGAGGGAAGACGATGAAGACGACGAGCGGAACCAGGATCCAGACCAGCCGCAGCACTCCCAACAGCAGCCCCAGCACTCCCATTACATGGAGAGCAGCAATGGCCCAGAGGCCTCTCTCTATGCCGATGACAGCTCCTCACCAGACCACCCTGTGGCAGACACGGCAGGTTCGGGTGGGCTTCCTGAGGCGCTAGAGGGCAGCGAGAGCCAGCCTGGGCCCTTCATCAGCAGCAGTGGGACTTACACCGCTAATCCAGAGCCTGAGCTGGCCCAACAGTGCTCACCCAGCCAGGAGGAGCCCCAAGGCTCCCAGGGGCCTCAGGATGAAGCTGGGCTGGTCGGGGAGATGGAGACGTCAACAGTGGCAGAAAGTTCTGGGCACAGAGCACCAAACCTGGCTGAGTTGGAGGAGATGATGGAAGTAGTGATTGTACAGCAGTACAAGTGTAAAATGTGTCCATACAAGAGTGCCTCCAAAGACACACTCATTAACCACATGAGAGACAAACACTTCAAACCTGCAG GGGACATGTCAAAGAAGCGTAAACGTGGACGGCCTCCTAAAAGTGAGACGTTTGCCCGTCgtcaggcagagagagaggaagctgaAGAGAGGAAGGCAGCAAAGGCGAAGGCTGCACAGCCCCAACaagcagaagaagaggatgatgaTACGGTGGATGCTGGTGCAATTGATGATCCTGAAG AGGATAGTGACTACAACCCAGCAGATGAGGACTGCAAAGGAAGACCACCTGCCATTATGAAGAAGCCCACTCCTcccatctcttcctcctctcatggGCGTCCTCGACGTAAGGTTGGCCGTCCGAGGAAGTACAGCCTTTTTGACGAAGGCTACAACAGCAAAG AAGCAGAGAGTGTTGCTAAGAAGCCCAGGGTTAGTGTGGATGCTAGTGCACCTGAAGAGGCAAGCTCCTCCGGGCTGAACAATGGTACTGCTGTGGTGACGGATGGAGACACAGCGGAGGCAGCAATAAGCCAATCAGACTCTGAAAACAAAGACCCTTCATCCAACACACAGCCAGAGGAGTTCTTCCAGAGAAAACGCGGCCGACCCTCCAAGCGTTTTCTTCGCAAGAAgtataagaaatatataaatcgAAA TCGGTACTACAAATCCCTCAAACCGCTCCTGAGACCTCATAACTGCTGGATCTGTGGCTCACGTTTCCTTACTCAAGAGGATTTGCGGTTCCACGTTGACTCTCACGAAGGCAGTGACCCAGAGCTCTTCAAGTGCCTGCAGTGCAACTATCGCTGCAAGCGCTGGTCTTCACTCAAG GAGCACATGTTCAATCATGAGGGCACCAAGCCGTTCAAGTGTGATGAGTGTGACTACACAAGTGTTTATAAGAAAGATGTCCTTCGCCACTCAGCAGTCCACAACAAGGAGAA GAAAAGAAAGACGGAGTTG GTACCAAAGGTGTCAGAGTTCCTCTGCCCCGTGTGTCATCGGGTTTACCCCATGCAAAAGAGACTGACCCAGCACATGAAGACCCACAGCTCAGAGAAACCACACATGTGTGATAAG TGTGGCAAATCCTTCAAGAAACGGTACACATTCAAAATGcacctactgacccacatccaGAGTCTTGGAGACAGCAA GTTCAAGTGTGAGTTCTGCGATTTCAATTGCGACAACAAGAAGCTGTTGCTCAACCACCAGCTGTCCCACACCAACGACCGACCCTTCAAGTGTGACTACTGTAAATACTCCACCTCTAAAGAGGAGTTCCTGGTCTCCCATCTGGCCATCAAACACACAG GGGAGAAGCCTTTCTCCTGTGATATGTGTCACTTCACGACCAAGCACAGGAAGAACTTGCGTCTACATGTGCAGTGTCGCCACCCCGAGACGTTTGACGAGTGGTCTGTGACGCACCCTGAGGAGCCCGTCAGGAGGCGACGCAGACCCTTCTTCACCCTGCAGCAGATAGAGGAgctcaaacaacaacaacaacaacaacatgacgACGAAACACAGGATTTGCAGAACACTATT GTTGCGGTGGATTCTGCGACACTACAAGCCATGCAGGGTATGGAAAATGCCTCTGTGTCCCAGGATGCATTGGGAAACACCACCATCATCTACGAACAAG CTGAATCCAGTGATCAATCCGCCCAGAATGCCCTTGACCTGCTGCTGAATATGAGCAATGCCCGGGAATTGGTTGGAAATGCCTTACAG GTAGCGGTGCTTAAGTCGGAAGGCAAAGCTTTGGAAAAGGGCACGTGGAGTGCGGTGACCACAACACCGGGCCAGGCACAAAAGGTCGTGACCTTCCACGTGTCTGAAAGCGGTGAGACGGTGCTACAAGAGGCCTACGAGGCAGCGACCTCGGAAACAGGAGAGCTCACCCAGATCGCCATCGAAGCCTACGAGGGCGGAGGGGACTTCAGCGTGGTGGAACAGGCGGCTGAAGAGATCCACAGCCCTGGATACAG TAACGATGAGGGCAGTCCCTCTCAGGATGTAGAAGTCTCCGGGTCAGAGAGCATGAAAAGTGACAAGTACTACCTTACGTCAGCGCTGCCTGATGGTGTTCTGCAACAGGTGGAG ctGAGCAGCGAAGCTCCAGCCTCTCCCTCTGCTCAGGGCTCCCCCGGTCTGAGCACCAAGAGGTTTTCCTGCCGAATATGCATGGAGTCTTTCCACGGACGCTCTGACATGGAGAACCACAAGAGGGCGCACTTGGACCCCAACACCTTCAAGTGTCCCGATTGTGAtttcacctccacctcctggcTCGAGGTCAAG ACTCACATGGAGCTGCATTCCTACCTTCGCCCTCACAAGTGTCCAAACTGTAGCTTTGCCTCCAAGAACAAGAAAGACCTGCGTCGacacatgatgacacacaccAACGAGAAACCGTTCTCTTGCAAACTTTGTGGACAAAG GTTTAACCGTAACGGCCATCTGAAGTTTCACATGGAGCGTCTCCACAATCAGGATCATCCCGCTCGCAAGAACCGTACCGGCACATCTCAGCAGACCATCATCGTGAACAGTGACGAGGAGGCCCTCGCCACACTACAGT CCCTACAGGCACATCAGACGGTGATCACTCCAGAGCGGTTGCAGGCCCTGGGACAGGAGCATATCATTGTAGCTCAAGAACAAGCACTTTCAGACCAG GAGGAGGGCACATACATCCAGCAGATAACCACCATAGATGGACAGACAGTTCAGCACCTGATGACAGGAGATAACCAG GTTCAGTATATCATCTCACAGGATGGCGTGCCGCACTTGATCCCTCAGGAGTATGTAGTAGTAGCTGATGGCAACCACATACAG ATGCCTGATGGACAGATCATCCAGTATGAGCATGACGGGACCTTTCTGCAGGAGCAACAG ATTGCTGTGAGCCATGACGGTCAGATCCAGTATCTACCCGTGAGCTCGGAGCAACAGGTGGTGAATCCTGAGGATTTGGAGGCTGCTGCCCACTCTGCTGTCACAG CCGTAGCAGACGCAGCCATGACGCAGACGCAGACCGTCTACACTGAAGCTACACCTGAACAGctggagcagctgcagcagcaaggCATCCACTATGACGTCATTACCTTCACCGAGGAATAG